The genome window ACCGCGCGGGCCACCGGATTCCTCAGCATGCTGAGTATCATGAACCGCGAGCGGCTACTCGGCAAACGGGAGGACGCGTGACCATGCAGCAGGGCCCGCCGCCGGACCACTGGCCGGTCGGCCGGATGCTCTCCGCGGCGGCGCGACGGATCGAGCGCGCCTGGGACGCCCACCTGGCGTCCTGGGACCTCAACCACGCGAGCCTGCCGGTGCTGGTCCACATCACCGTCGCTCCCATGTCGCAGCGTGAGCTCGCGGACGCCTGCGGCGTCACCGAGCAGACGATGAGCCGCGTCGTGGCACGCCTCGTGCGCACCGGCTACGTCACGCGCCGCCCGCACGCCGAGGACCGGCGCCGCCACGTGGTCGCCATCACCCCCGCCGGCGCCGCGGCGCTCGCGGCGTGCGCCGACCCCGGGCCCGCCCAGCAGGCCGTCCTGGGCCATCTGCCCCCCGACCGCCGTGCGCTGCTCGACGAGCTCATGCGCGAGGTCGTGGCTCCCTGGGGCGTCACACCCGGCCCGCCCGTCGACGCGGCCGACCGCCCGCCCGCGTCGAGGGCATAGCCTGACGCGCATGCGCGTCGACCCGCTCGAGCTCGGCACCCGTCTGCAGCCGTACGTGCCCACCTGGGACCTCCAGCGCGAGGTCCACGCCGCGGTCGCGGCCGGTGAGCGCGAGGACACGCTGCTGCTCGTCGAGCACGAGCCCGTGTACACCGCGGGCAGGCGCACGGCGCGGTCCGACCGGCCTGTCGACGGCACGCCCGTGGTCGACGTGGACCGCGGCGGTCGCATCACCTGGCACGGCCCCGGACAGCTCGTCGGGTACCCGATCGTCCGCCTCGCCGAGCCGGTCGACGTCGTGCGCTACGTCCGCGCCCTCGAGGAGGCGCTCATCCGCACGTGCTCCGACGTCGGCGTGGACGCGGGCCGCGTCGACGGACGCAGCGGCGTGTGGCTGCCTGCCGACGACGTCACGACGTCACCGCGCCCGCGGCGTGCGCGCAAGGTCGCCGCGATCGGCGTGCGCGTCGCGCGGGGCACGACCATGCACGGGTTCGCGCTGAACTGCACCGCGTCGCTCGACGGGTTCTCGCGCATCGTGCCGTGCGGCATCGACGACGCCGACGTCACGACGCTGTCCGCGGAGACCGGGCGCGCCGTCACGATCGCCGAGATCACGCCCGTCGTCGTCGCCCACCTGCAGGACGTGCTCACGCCCCTCCTCGCCGCGCGCGACGAGGCGACCGCCGACCGCTGAGCGCTACGCGTCCTGCTGGATCGCCCGCAGAGCCGTCGCGATCGACCCGGCCCACGTGCGGACCGCCTCGAGGTCCCGGTAGTCGCCCGCGTCGGCCCGGGTGAGGGCCACGAGCGCCCGCTCCGAGATGTTGAGACCGTCGCGGTCCAGCCGCCCGGTGAACATCGCGACGTCGCGGGCGCCGGTGGTGCGCGCGATGTCCGCCACGTCGTCCGGCACCGTCTCCGGCATCGGCGGGTCACCGACCGGGCCCGACCAGAACAGCCACGACGGCCGCTGCCGCAGCTGCCCCGCCTGCCGGTCGACCAGGTCGCGCAGCCCCAGCGCGAGCCTGCCGACGTACACCGCGGAGCCCATCACGACCGCGTCGTACGGATCGACGTGCTCGACGTCGTCGGGTTCGACCTCGTCGACGTCGTGACCGGCCTCCCGCAGCCGTGCGGCGACCTCCGCACCCATCTCCCGCGTCGCGCCGTGCCTCGACGCCACCGTCACCAGGACGCGCACCGTGCCACCTCCTCCAGGGTCGGCCGCAGCGCCCGGACCCGGGGTCGCGACCGTCTCGTCCAGCGTCCTCCTCGTCGTCCGCGAGCGCACGGGACAGAGGTCCCCGTCACACCCCGGGACCAGCGCCACGACGGCGGGCTACGCTGACGCCGTGACGATCGCACCCGAGGGACGCCGGATGCTCCGGGTGGAGGCACGCAACGCCGCCACCCCGATCGAGAAGAAGCCGGAGTGGATCCGCACCCGGGCGACGACCGGCCCGGAGTACAGCGAGCTCAAGGGCCTGGTGCGCCGCGAGGGCCTGCACACGGTGTGCGAGGAGGCGGGCTGCCCCAACATCTTCGAGTGCTGGGAGGACCGCGAGGCCACCTTCCTCATCGGCGGCGACCAGTGCACCCGGCGCTGCGACTTCTGCCAGATCGACACGGGCAGGCCCGCCGCGCTCGACACCGACGAGCCGCGCCGCGTCGCGGAGTCCGTCCAGGCCATGGGTCTGAAGTACTCCACGATCACGGGCGTCGCACGCGACGACCTGCCGGACGGCGGCGTGTGGCTGTACGCCGAGACGGTCCGCCAGATCCACGCGCTCAACCCCGGCACCGGTGTCGAGCTGCTCATCCCGGACTTCAACGCCGTCCCCGAGCTGCTGGACCTCGTCAACGAGTCCCGTCCCGAGGTCCTGGCGCACAACCTGGAGACCGTGCCGCGGATCTTCAAGCAGATCCGGCCGGCTTTCCGCTACGACCGTTCGCTGTCCGTGCTGACGCGTGCGCGCGACGCCGGCCTCGTCACGAAGTCGAACCTCATCCTCGGCATGGGCGAGACGACCGAGGAGGTCGTCGAGGCGCTGCGCGACCTGCACGAGGCGGGCTGCGACCTCATCACGATCACGCAGTACCTGCGGCCGTCGGTGCGCCACCACCCGGTCGCACGCTGGGTGCGTCCCGAGGAGTTCGTCGAGCTGTCCGACGAGGCCGAGCGCATCGGCTTCCTCGGGGTGATGTCCGGACCGCTCGTGCGCTCGTCGTACCGCGCCGGGCGGCTGTGGGGCCAGGCGATGCGGCGTCGCGGCCTGGAGATCCCCGCCGCGCTCGCGCACCTGGGCGAGCCGACGACGGCACGCCAGGAGGCCTCGGCCCTGCTCGCCCGCAGCACCGCGGTCTGATCCGCGGGACGCCGCGCGGGCGCACGCGCCCGCGCCGGTAGACTCCCGGGTCATGGCACGCGAGCGCTCCACGTCCCCGCAGGGCTCCTCCCCGAGCACGGGGACAGGCACCGGGAAGGTCAAGAAGACCCGCTGGTACCACCAGGTCTGGCAGGCGTTCCAGATCACCCGGCAGTCGGACCCCGCCGTCACCTGGATCATGCTCGGCGTGTTCCTGGGCGTCGTCGCGGTCGGCGCCGTGATCGGCATGCTCGTCGACCAGCTCGTCTACGTGCTCGTGCTGAGCATCCCGTTCGCCCTGCTCGGCGCGCTGTTCGTGCTGACCCGTCGCGCCGAGAAGGCCGCGTACACGCGCATCGAGGGTCAGCCCGGCGCCTCGCTCGCCGCACTCGGCACCCTGCGCCGCGGGTGGACCTTCGCGCAGGAGCCCGTCGCGGTGGACCCGCGCACGCAGGACCTCGTGTTCCGCGGCGTCGGACGCCCTGGCGTGGTGCTCGTGGGCGAGGGCCCGGACCACCGCATCGGCAAGCTGCTCGAGGCGGAGCGCAAGCGCACCGCGCGCGTCGTGTCCGGTGCGCCGATCCACCTCATCCAGGTCGGCAACGGCGAGGGCCAGGTGCCGCTGCGCAAGCTGCCCCGTGCGGTGACCAAGCTGAAGCCCCAGCTCACCAAGGACGAGGTGGCCGTCGTGCTGCGCCGCGTCACGTCGCTCGGCGCGGCGAAGCTGCCCGTCCCCAAGGGCATTGACCCGATGCGGGCGCGTCCCGACCGCAAGGGGATGCGGGGGCGCTGACGCGCGGGCGTCGCGACGGTCGGGCCAGGCGTCAGCGGCGGACCAGGACCGTCCCGGCCGCACGGTCGTGCAGGCCGCGACCGTCGCCGTCCCACACGGCCGCGGGCAGCACGAGGCACAGCAGGGCGGTGCGGACCAGCGCCGCGAGCAGCCCCGGCGGACCGCCCGACACCGGCGACGACCCTGCCGGCGGCTGCGGGAGCGTCCGGCGCACCTGCAGGCCCATGAGCCGGTGGCCGAGCGTGTGCCCGAGCGCGCCGACGAGCACGAGGTTCTCGAGCGCGAAGACGGCCAACGTGCCCAGCGAGTCGCCACGCAGCAGGAACAGCCCGTCGCTGCGTGCCGGCAGCAGCAGCGCCGACACGGCGAGGCACGCGACCCAGTCGATCGAGAGCGCCGCGAGCCGTCGACCGAGGCGCGCGAGCGACCCCGGACCCGTGGGCGCGAGACCCAGCCGCGCACCGCGCACGCCGCCGTCGTCGCGGCCACCGGGACCGCCCTCGAGCCACGAGCCCACGGAGTCGCGCGTCACCATGCGTCCAGCGTACGTGCGCGGCCCGAACGGCCCGACGCGCCCGTCGTGTCGTGCGATCGTTACCTCGCAAGCAGGTCCGTAACCTCCCGGAAACAAGGGGGCCACGGCAGGGAAACCCGCTCCTCCTAGCCTCGCTCTGCCCGGGACGACCGGGCACCATCGACCGAGGAGCAGCGGATGTTCACCAAGCCAGAGGAAGTCCTGGCGTTCATCAAGAGCGAGGACGTCAAGTTCGTCGACGTGCGCTTCTGTGACCTGCCGGGCGTGATGCAGCACTTCAACGTGCCAGCCGCCTCGCTCGACCTGGACTTCTTCACGGACGGCCAGATGTTCGACGGGTCCTCGATCCGCGGCTTCCAGGCCATCCACGAGTCGGACATGAAGCTGGTCCCGGACGTGGCGACGTCGTACGTCGACCCGTTCCGCGTCGAGAAGACCCTGAACATCAACTTCCACATCGTCGACCCGTACACCGACGAGCCCTACAGCCGCGACCCGCGCCAGGTCGCCGCCAAGGCGGAGGCGTACCTCAAGTCGACCGGCATCGCGGACACCGCGTTCTTCGCGCCCGAGGCCGAGTTCTACATCTTCGACGACATCCGCTTCGAGACGAAGCAGAACGCGTCGTACTACTACATCGACTCCATCGAGGCCGCGTGGAACACGGGCCGCAAGGAGGAGGGTGGCAACCTCGGCCACAAGACGCCCTACAAGGGCGGCTACTTCCCCGTGCCGCCGGTCGACCACTTCGCCGACCTGCGCGACCAGATCTCGCTGCAGCTCGACGCACTCGGCCTGCAGGTCGAGCGCGCGCACCACGAGGTCGGCACGGCCGGTCAGGCCGAGATCAACTACCGCTTCGACACGCTCGCCAAGTCCGCGGACAAGGTGCAGCTGTTCAAGTACGTGGTGAAGAACGTGGCGCACGAGAACGGCCGCACGGCGACGTTCATGCCGAAGCCGCTGTTCGGTGACAACGGCTCGGGCATGCACGTCCACCAGTCCCTCTGGAAGGACGGCGAGCCGCTGTTCTTCGACGAGAAGGGCTACGGCGGGCTGTCCGACCTGGCGCGCTGGTACATCGGTGGCCTGCTCAAGCACGCCCCCTCGCTCCTCGCGTTCACGAACCCGACGGTGAACTCCTACCACCGCCTGGTGCCGGGCTTCGAGGCCCCCGTCAACCTGGTCTACTCGGCCCGCAACCGCTCCGCGTGCATCCGCATCCCGGTGACGGGGTCGAACCCGAAGGCCAAGCGCGTCGAGTTCCGCGTGCCGGACCCGTCGTCGAACCCGTACCTCGCGTTCGCGGCCATGCTCATGGCCGGCCTCGACGGGATCCAGAACCGCATCGAGCCGCCGGACCCGATCGACAAGGACCTGTACGAGCTGCCCCCCGAGGAGCACGCGCTCATCCAGCAGGTCCCGGGCTCGCTGTCCGAGGTGCTCGACAACCTCGAGGCCGACCACGACTGGCTCACGGCCGGCAACGTCTTCACGCCGGACCTCATCCAGACGTGGATCGACTACAAGCGCTCGGCAGAGGTCGACCCGATCCGGCTGCGTCCGCACCCGCACGAGTTCGAGCTCTACTACGACGTCTGAGTCGTCAGGTGTCACGGCTGCTCCCGTGAGCGCCTGACCTGTAGGAAACGGCACCCCCGTCGCCCTCGTGGCGGCGGGGGTGCCGCGCGTGCGGGAACGCGCGACGGTGTGCGGCGCCCCCCGAGGCGCGCCGAGGGCGTCGAGGCGTCGCATGCGGCCTTCCCTCGCAGAGGGTGCCCGCTCGCGGTGACGCTGGCCCGCGCCTAGCGTCGGTGCCATGGCGCCGACGTGGCGGGGGACGTCGCGCCGCGACCCGGTGGGCCGCGGCCGGACGGGCCTGCGGTGAGCCCGCGCGCGGCACCGGGGATCGCGACCGTCGTGGTGGCGGTGGCCGTGGCGGTCGCCGACGTCAGTGCCGTCAACTCGGTGCTGCCGGAGCTGCGGCGCGACCTCGGGGCCGACGCGAGCGACCTGCAGTGGGTCGTCTCGGGCTACGTGCTCACCTACGGCCTCGCGATGATCGTCACCGGCAGGATCGGCGACGCCCGCGGTCGACGACCGACCTTCCTCACCGGTGTCGTGGTCTTCACCGTGGCGAGCGTGCTCGCCGCGGTCGCGCCCGGGCCCGGTGTGCTCGTCGTCGCGCGGCTCCTCCAAGGCTTCGGCGCGGGGTTCCTCAACCCCCAGGCCATGGCACTCGTCCGCGAGCTCGTGCCGGAAGGGCCGAGACGTTCGGCTGTCTTCGCGCTCTACACGGCTGTCGTCGGTGCCGCGCTCGCCGTCGGCCCGCTCCTCGGCGGGCTGCTGGGTTCGGTCGGCTGGCGGTGGGTGTTCTGGGTGAACCTCCCCCTCGGCACGCTCGTCCTGCTCGCCGGCCTGCGCGTGCTGCCACGTGCCGTACCCACGGGGGCGAGGGTCCTTCCCGACGTGCCCGGCGTGGCGCTGCTGTGGGCCGGCCTTTCGCTGCTGCTCATACCGCTGCTCGAGCTCTCCGACCTGCCGGCCGGGGTGGTCGTCGCCGGACTGCTGTCGGCGGTGGTCGCGCTCGCGGCCTTCGTCGTCCGGGAGCGCCGGACCGCGGCGCGCGGTGGTGCACCGGTCGTCGACCTCGCGCTGTTCCGTGACCGCTCGTACACCTGCGGCGTCCTGCTCAACACCACGTACCAGGCCGGGCTCACGGGCGTCGTCTACGTGCTCACGCTGTACCTGCGCAGCGGGCTCGGGCTCGACCCGGTCGTCGCCGGCGCCGCGCAGCTCCCCGTGGCACTCGGCGCGCTGCTCGTCGCACCCTTCGCGGCACGGCTGGCACGCCCGCGCCGCGGCGAGCTCACGGGGGTCATACTGCTCGTCGTCGGCTCGGCAGCCGCGTGGGCTGCCGTCGAGGTGCTCCCCGACGCCGGCACCACGATCGTGTGGGCGCTGGCCGTGCCACTCCTCGTCGTGGGCGTCGGCAGCAACCTCGTCTCGGCGCTCAACCTCGGCGTCACCAACGCGCGGATCCCCGCCGAGGAGGCCGGCAGCGCCAACGCCCTACGTCAGACCACCGCCCGCATCGGGTCCGCGGTCGGCACGGCCACCGTCGGTGCGCTGCTCGCCGCGGCACTCGCGCCCGCCGGCCTCGGCACGGCTGCCCGGGCGGACTGGGACCGTGCCATGAGCGCGGGCATGGCGCTGTCGGTGGCATTCCTTGCGGCCACGCTCGTGCCGGTGCTCGTCGACCTCGTCGCGACACGACGCGAGGTCCGCGCAGCCCGCTCCTAGCGAGGGCACCACCTGCGGAGGCAGCCAGGAGAGCCTTCGGCCGGCCGCTTGCGCGGCCCTTCGGCGGCGCCGAGCATGGCCCGGAGGCCCCGGGGGGGCGACGTCATGACGGACGACGGCGTCCGAGGACGGAGCGGAGCATGCGCAGGCTCGACCTACGTCAGGGATGGTTCGCGACGGGCGGAGTCGTCGCCCTCGCGCTCGGGCTGGCCGCGGGAGGTGCGGACGACGCCCGCGGGGAACGCGGCAAGCCCCACCCGCAGCGCGCAAGGAACGTCGTCCTGCTCGTCGGGGACGGGCTGGGCATCGGCGCCCGGGACGCGATCCGGCTGGCGACCGTGGGTCACGACGGCACGCTGGCGATGGACCAGCTGCGGTACGCGGGCTGGACCCGGACCGACTCGGCGGACCCCGACGAGGCGGTGACCGACTCCGCGGCGAGCGCCACGGCGTTCGCCACCGGGATGCGCACGTACAACGGCGCCGTCGGCGTCGACGCCGACGGGCGCCCCGTGACCAGCCTGCTCGAGCACGCGACCGCGCTGCGGAGGTCGACCGGCCTCGTCACGACGGCACAGGTGACGGACGCGACGCCCGGAGCCTTCGGCGCGCACGTGGCCGACCGTGCCGACCAGAGCGAGATCGCCCGCCAGCTCGTCGAGGAGTCCAGGCCGGACGTCGTCCTGGGCGGCGGGGAGGACTGGTGGTACCCGGAGGGCGACGAGGGCGCGTACCCGGACGATCCCGATGACCCGCGCCCTGAGGTGAGCCGCAGCACGCTCGGCAACCTCGTCGACCTCGCCGTCGACAACGGCTACACCTACGTCAGCACCCCTCAGCAGCTCACCGCCACGGATGCCCGACGGATCCTCGGCCTGTTCGCCAACGAGGAGATGTTCGAGCAGGCCCCCGAGGGGCAGGGCGACGAGTACGCCCCGGTCGTGCCGCTGCGGACCATGACGCAGAAGGCCCTCGACGTGCTCTCCGAGGACCGCGACGGCTTCTTCCTGCTCGTCGAGGAGGAAGGCATCGACGAGATGGCGCACGCCAACAACGCGGGCCTCGCCATCCGCGCCGGTCAGGCGTTCGACGAGACCGTCGCCCTGGTCCGCGACTTCGCGGCGCAGCGGCGCGACACGCTCGTCGTCGTCGTCGGGGACCACGAGACCGGTGGCCTGGCGGTGGAGAACCTCGACCCCGACGACGAGTCCGGCGACGGTGCGAGCACCTCGCCGGAGGTGCTGCAGAGCGGCGAGGACGGGCCGTTCGACATCGCGGGCAGCACGCTGACGTTCACCGTCGACTGGACGACGAGCGGCCACACCGGTGGTGCGACGCCGCTGACGGCGCAGGGCCCGGGTGCCGAGGAGCTCGCGCGGACGCAGCACACCACCGACGTGTTCGCGACCGTTCTCGCCGCCATGCGCCACGGTCGCGGCTGACCCGGGCGGCGGCTCCCGTACGGGACGCGCCGACGCCTCACCGCGGCAGGGGCACCCGCCGCACGCGCAGCGCCGTGAGGTCGTACCCCTGGCTGAGCTCGCTCCACCGGACGCGGGGCGGACCGGCGGCCGCGAGGTCGTCGCGCAGGAGGGCGGAGACGAACACCTCCGCCTCCGACGAGGCGAGCGGCGCACCCGGGCACCGGTGGTGACCGTCGCCGAAGGCGAGGACGGCCGGTCCGGACGCACGTGCCATGGCCCGCTGGGGCTGCACCGCGTGCGGGTCGGCGCCCACGACCCGCTCGTCGGCGTTGACCGCCCGGACGTCCACGTCGATCAGCGCACCGGCCGGCACCTCGACCGGGCCGTCGGGACCGTCGAGCGTCAGCGGAGCCGTCGTGCGGCGCAGCAGGTGCCCGACCACGGGCTCGACGCGCAGCACCTCCTCGATGATCGCGACGCGGCCGTCGCGGTCGGACGCGCGGTACCGCGCACGCAGCGCGTCGTCGTCGAGCAGGTGCCACACGGCCGCGGCGATGAGCTCCCGCGTCGTCGCCATGCCCGCCGCCGCGTAGGTGACGCACTCGGTGAGGATCTCCAGGTCCGAGTAGCCGGCGTCGAGCAGGGTGCTGATGAGGTCCTCACGCCGACGACGTCGCCGCGCGCGGATGGCCGGCTTCACGTCGAGCAGGTAGAACCTCAGCATGGCGGTGCCGCGCAGCGCCTCGCGCAGCCCGGCGAGCGGTGAGCCCGGCCGCGGCGGTGGTGCGAAGAACTCGTCCAACCGGGCGCGCATCCGCGGGGACGCACCGTGGTCGAGGCCGATGACCCGGGACGCGACCTCGACGGCCATCTGCATGCTGAGCCCGGTCAGGTCCGTCCACCGGTCGGTGCGCACCTGCGCGACGACACGCTCCGCGGTGTCCCGCATCCAGTCCCGGTAGCCGGCCACCACGCGCGGGGCGAACAGGTGCGCCGCCGCGCGGCGCTGCGCGTGGTGCGCCTCCCCCTCGACGAACAGGATCGGCGGACGGATCCGCACCGGTCCCCCGCTGCCGAGCTCCTCGGCACCGAAGCCCGCCTGCCGGGTGTGCTCGGGGTGCCGCAGCACGGTGCGTGCCAGCGCGTGCGACCGGATGCGCCAGCGGGGTCGGTCCCCGGGGACGTGCTCGATGTCGGGGCCGCTGCCGTCGTCGGGCTGCGCGAGCTTGCGCACCGGGCAGCCGGCCGTCGCGCCGAGCGTCTGACCGTCCGCCGTGGTCGTCACCCGTTCGACTGTAGGGGCTCACCCTTCCGGACGACCAGACCCCGCCGTCAGCCGTAGAAGACGCGCTCGACGACGGCCCGCGCGCGCCGCGCCGTGCGCAGGTACGTCTCCTCCAGCATCGCGCCCGACCCCGGGGGGTGACCGAGCACGCGCGCGACGCCCGCGAGCGCCGTCCGGTCGTGCGGCAGGACGTCGGCGTGCGCACCCTCCGCGCGTCCTGTCCACAGGACGTTCGCGTCGCGCACCCGGGACGCGAGCAGCCACGCCTCGCGCAGGACGGCCGCGTCGGCCGCCTCGAGCAGCCCGGCGTCCCGCGCCGCGTCGAGTGCGTCGAGCGTCGAGGTCGTCCGCAGGCCGGGCACGGCGTGCGCGTGCTGCAGCTGCAGCAGCTGGGCTGTCCACTCGACGTCGCTGATCCCGCCGCGACCGAGCTTGAGGTGCCGCGAGGGGTCGACACCGCGCGGCAGCCGCTCGGCCTCGACCCGTGCCTTGATGCGCCGGATCTCGCGCTCCGTCGCGGCGTCGAGACCACCGGCGGGGTACCGCAGCGGGTCGACGAGCGCGACGAACCGCTCCCCCAGCTCCTGGTCCCCGGCGACCGGCCGCGCGCGCAGCAGCGCCTGGCTCTCCCACGGGGACGACCACCGCTGGTAGTACTCGACGTGCGCGTCGAACGACCGGGCCAGCGGGCCGTTGCGCCCCTCGGGACGCAGGTCGGCGTCCACGCTCAGGGTCGGCTCGGGCCCGACGCTGCCCAGCAGCTGACGCACCCGCGTGGCCACGGCCACCGCGAAGTCCTGCGCCACCTTGCCGTCGGCTCCGGGCACGGGGTCGTGCACGAACATCACGTCGGCGTCCGACGAGTACGCCATCTCACGCCCGCCCAACCGGCCCATCGCCACGACGAGGAGCCGGGTCGGGCTCGCGTCCAGCCCCGCGGCGGTGCGGGCGTCGGACTCCGCGACCCGCAGCGTGCCGGCGAGCACGGCGTCGGCGGTGACCGTCAGGCTCTGCGACGCCCGCACGCCGGTCGTCACGCCGAGCACGTCCGCGACGGCCGTGCGCGCGAGCTCGCGCCGGCGCAGCGCGCGCAGCGCCGTGACCGCGGGCACCGGCTCGGCCGCGCGACGCAGGACCGCGTCCGCCTCCGCCTCCAGCCGCTCGGCCGACCGGGGGGCGAGCTCGGCGTCGTCGTCGAGCCACGTGACGGACTCCGGTGACCTGCGCAGGGCGTCGGCGGCGTACCGCGACGTCGAGAGCACCTGCGCGAGCCGTTGCGCCGCGGTGCCGGAGTCGCGCAGCAGCTTGAGGTACCAGTGCGTCGTGCCGAGCTGGTCGGACAGCCGCCGGAACGCCAGGAGCCCGCCGTCGGGGTCGGCGCCGTCGGCGAACCACCCCAGCATCACGGGCAGCAGCTGCCGCTGGATCGCGGCGCGGCGCGAGACGCCGTCGGCGAGTGCCGCGATGTGCCGCACGGCGCCGGCGGGGTCGCGGTAGCCGATCGCGGCGAGGCGCGCGCGTGCCGCCTCCGGGGCGAGGCTCGCCTCCGCCGTGGACAGCCGCGCCGTGGCGGGCAGCAGCGGGCGGTAGAACAGCTCCTCGTGCAGCCTGCGCACGTCGCGGCGGGTGGTGCGCCAGCGCTCCAGGAGCCCCTCGGGGCCCTCCACGCGCAGCCCCATCGTGCGGGCCAGGCGCCGCAGGTCGGTGTCGGAGGTGGGCACCAGGTGGGTGCGCTGCAGGCGGTGGAGCTGGATGCGGTGCTCCATCATCCGCATCCAGCGGTAGCAGACCGCGAGCTGCGCGGCGTGCTCGCGTCCCACGTACCCGCCGGCGGCGAGCGCCGCGAGCGCCGTGAGCGTGCTGGGGCTGCGGATCGTCTCGTCGGCCCGTCCGTGCACGAGCTGCAGGAGCTGCACGGTGAACTCGACGTCGCGCAGCCCCCCGACCCCGAGCTTGAGCTGGCGGTCCGCCTCGGCGCGCGGCACGTGCGCCTCGACGCGGCGGCGCATGGCCTGCGAGTCCTCGACGAAGTTCTCGCGCTGGACCGCGGACCACACCAGCGGGTTGACGGTCTCGACGTAGGCGCGCCCGAGGTCCGGGTCCCCCGCGAGCGGGCGCGCCTTGAGCAGCGCCTGGAACTCCCACGTCCTGGCCCACCGCTCGTAGTAGGCGCGGTGGCTGGCCAGCGTCCGCACGAGCGGGCCGTCCTTGCCCTCGGGGCGCAGCGCCGCGTCGACGGGCCACAGCGCGGGCTCCCCCGCGGGCGCCGAGCACGCGCGCGCGAGACCGGCCGCCAGGCGGGCCCCCGTGACCATCGCCTCGTCCTCGGGCGTGCCGTCCACGGGCTCGGCGACGTAGATCACGTCGACGTCCGACACGTAGTTGAGCTCGCGCCCGCCCGCCTTGCCCATCCCGATGACTGCGAGGCGCACGCCGCGCCCGTGGTCGTCGAGGTCGGCTCGTGCCAGCGCGAGCGACGCCTCGAGCGCCGCCGCCGCGAGGTCGGCGAGCGCCGCACCGACACCGGGGAGCCGGCTGAGCGGGTCGCCGCAGGTCAGGTCGGTCGCGGCGATGCGCAGCAGGCGCGAGCGGTAGGCGCGGCGCATCGCGTCCACGCCCGGGACTCCCGCGAGGCCCGCCACGGGGACGTCCGCGTCGGGGTCCGCGTCCACGGCCCGCAGCAGCTCGGCGCGCACGTCCGCGGCGGGCACGCCCGTCCCCGGGGTGCTGTCCGCGACCACCCGCAGGGTGGCCGGGTGAGCCGCCAGGGTGTTGCCGATGGCGACGGACGCACCGGTGACGGCCAGCAGCCGCCGACGTGCGGGGCCGGCGTCGGCCAGCACGTCGTGGAGGAGACTCGACAGCGCGGGGTCCCGGCGCACGGCACCCGCGACCTTCGCGATCGCCAGCAGCGCGGCGTCGGGGTCACCCACGTCGGCCAGGTCGCCGACGACGTGGTCCACGACGTCGGGGTCGACCGCCGTCAGCGCCGCGTCCGCCAGCAGACGCTCGGCACGCGGCACGTCGGCCACGCCCACGCGCGTCAGGCGGGTCGCGAGCGAGGACCCACGGCCCGTGGACGTGGACACCGTCAGATCAG of Cellulomonas dongxiuzhuiae contains these proteins:
- a CDS encoding cytochrome P450, producing the protein MTTTADGQTLGATAGCPVRKLAQPDDGSGPDIEHVPGDRPRWRIRSHALARTVLRHPEHTRQAGFGAEELGSGGPVRIRPPILFVEGEAHHAQRRAAAHLFAPRVVAGYRDWMRDTAERVVAQVRTDRWTDLTGLSMQMAVEVASRVIGLDHGASPRMRARLDEFFAPPPRPGSPLAGLREALRGTAMLRFYLLDVKPAIRARRRRRREDLISTLLDAGYSDLEILTECVTYAAAGMATTRELIAAAVWHLLDDDALRARYRASDRDGRVAIIEEVLRVEPVVGHLLRRTTAPLTLDGPDGPVEVPAGALIDVDVRAVNADERVVGADPHAVQPQRAMARASGPAVLAFGDGHHRCPGAPLASSEAEVFVSALLRDDLAAAGPPRVRWSELSQGYDLTALRVRRVPLPR
- a CDS encoding alkaline phosphatase — its product is MRRLDLRQGWFATGGVVALALGLAAGGADDARGERGKPHPQRARNVVLLVGDGLGIGARDAIRLATVGHDGTLAMDQLRYAGWTRTDSADPDEAVTDSAASATAFATGMRTYNGAVGVDADGRPVTSLLEHATALRRSTGLVTTAQVTDATPGAFGAHVADRADQSEIARQLVEESRPDVVLGGGEDWWYPEGDEGAYPDDPDDPRPEVSRSTLGNLVDLAVDNGYTYVSTPQQLTATDARRILGLFANEEMFEQAPEGQGDEYAPVVPLRTMTQKALDVLSEDRDGFFLLVEEEGIDEMAHANNAGLAIRAGQAFDETVALVRDFAAQRRDTLVVVVGDHETGGLAVENLDPDDESGDGASTSPEVLQSGEDGPFDIAGSTLTFTVDWTTSGHTGGATPLTAQGPGAEELARTQHTTDVFATVLAAMRHGRG
- a CDS encoding bifunctional [glutamine synthetase] adenylyltransferase/[glutamine synthetase]-adenylyl-L-tyrosine phosphorylase codes for the protein MSTSTGRGSSLATRLTRVGVADVPRAERLLADAALTAVDPDVVDHVVGDLADVGDPDAALLAIAKVAGAVRRDPALSSLLHDVLADAGPARRRLLAVTGASVAIGNTLAAHPATLRVVADSTPGTGVPAADVRAELLRAVDADPDADVPVAGLAGVPGVDAMRRAYRSRLLRIAATDLTCGDPLSRLPGVGAALADLAAAALEASLALARADLDDHGRGVRLAVIGMGKAGGRELNYVSDVDVIYVAEPVDGTPEDEAMVTGARLAAGLARACSAPAGEPALWPVDAALRPEGKDGPLVRTLASHRAYYERWARTWEFQALLKARPLAGDPDLGRAYVETVNPLVWSAVQRENFVEDSQAMRRRVEAHVPRAEADRQLKLGVGGLRDVEFTVQLLQLVHGRADETIRSPSTLTALAALAAGGYVGREHAAQLAVCYRWMRMMEHRIQLHRLQRTHLVPTSDTDLRRLARTMGLRVEGPEGLLERWRTTRRDVRRLHEELFYRPLLPATARLSTAEASLAPEAARARLAAIGYRDPAGAVRHIAALADGVSRRAAIQRQLLPVMLGWFADGADPDGGLLAFRRLSDQLGTTHWYLKLLRDSGTAAQRLAQVLSTSRYAADALRRSPESVTWLDDDAELAPRSAERLEAEADAVLRRAAEPVPAVTALRALRRRELARTAVADVLGVTTGVRASQSLTVTADAVLAGTLRVAESDARTAAGLDASPTRLLVVAMGRLGGREMAYSSDADVMFVHDPVPGADGKVAQDFAVAVATRVRQLLGSVGPEPTLSVDADLRPEGRNGPLARSFDAHVEYYQRWSSPWESQALLRARPVAGDQELGERFVALVDPLRYPAGGLDAATEREIRRIKARVEAERLPRGVDPSRHLKLGRGGISDVEWTAQLLQLQHAHAVPGLRTTSTLDALDAARDAGLLEAADAAVLREAWLLASRVRDANVLWTGRAEGAHADVLPHDRTALAGVARVLGHPPGSGAMLEETYLRTARRARAVVERVFYG